Genomic window (Egicoccus halophilus):
GCCGAGCCAACCGGGGAGTCAGGGGCGAAACCGACACACCTTCCCGATGTCGCAGCGTCACCCGCTGCTGGGAAGGCACACACCATGCGCAAGATCCTCGCGTCCACCGTGGCGGCCGCCGCCGCGCTCACGTTCTCCGCGACGGCCGCGTCGGCCGCCGTCGAGCTCGACCCGGCCACCGGCGCGGGCTTCGTCGGCAAGGGCGACGTCCAGACCGTGCTCGGCTGGAACAACAAGCAGCTGCAGGACCGGGCCGACGCGCTCGTCTTCACCTTCGAGAGCGTCGCCGAGGTCTCCTGGTCGTGCACCAAGACCCACGAGGCCGGCAACAGCGGCAAGGAGGTCGTGACGGTGCAGGAGCGCTCCCGGGTCACCACGACCAGCGGCGTCGTGTCGCACACCGAGCGGGTCCGCAACCAGATCACCGGCTTCTGGCTGACCGGCTTCGCCGGCGAGGCCACGACCGTCGACGGTCCGGCGATCGGGACGTGCCCGGCGGAGCAGAGCGGCTTCGTCTTCGACGACAACCTCGAGACCGTCGTCGTCGGTGGCGGGTTGCAGGTCAACGGTGTCGCGTTGAGCTGACGGCCACACGCACGGACCGGAACGCGATGGGCGCCCATGGGGCGCCCATCGCCCGTTCTCCCCACGCGTCACGGGCGGTTCAGGCTCACTTCAGTCCTGCGGGGAAGGGTGGGAGCAGGCCCGCTGGACGCCGGCTCGTCCAGGTTCGGGCCGAGAGGAACACCCATGGACCGCGTGCACCGACCGGCGTCGCTCGCGGCCGTGTTGTGCCCCACCACGGCGGACCTGCGGCCGGCGGTCCGGGCAGCGGTGGAACGGGCCGGCTGGGAGGTCGCCTGGGAGGTCGGTCGCTGGCACGAACTGCTCGAGATCGCCCTGCTCGAACCGGTCGGGGTCCTCGTCGTCGACCTCACGCTCAGCGGTGCCCTCGGTGCCCGGCTCGTGGCGCTGCTGCGCGACGCCGCGCCTGACGCGCTCGTGGTCGTCCTGGCGCCGGACGCCCTGCAGGTCGCGGAGTTCGGCGTGGACGCGGCCGACGTGGTCCCCGTTCGGGACCTGCGTCAGCTGACGAGGCGGCTTCAGGTCGGGGCGGGCGCCGCGACCGGCAGCCGCAGCTCGAAGCCCCTGCCCGCGTAGGTCAGGGTGCCACCGTGCCGGTTCGCGATGGCCCGGGCGATCGGCAGCCCGAGACCGGTGCCACCGAGGCCGTCCAGCGTCTGGAAGCGTTCGAAGGCGGCCTCGGCGTCGGCCGGCGCGAGTCCGGGCCCGTCGTCCTCGACGCGGAGCACCGCCGTGTCGTCGTGCACGGCCACGGTGACGACGACCTGCGAGGCCGCGTGCCGGCGGGCGTTGTCGAGCAGGTTGCCCAGTGCCTCGACGAGTTCCTCGGGGTCGACCGCGGCCTCGAGCCCGGCGTCGGAGGGCAGGCCCACGCCGGCACCGGTGCGCACCTCGAACGCCAGGTGGGGTGCCAGGCTGGCCATGCGCTCGAGTTCCTCGCGGCAGGCGCGCACGAGGTCGATCCCGACGCGCCGGGGCGGTCGCTCCTGGTCGAGGCGCGCGAGGGTCAGCAGCGCGTTGAGCAGTCGGGTGGCCCGGGCGGTCTCCGTGACGAGGTGCCCGAAGAGTGCCTCGCGGGTGTCGCCGTCCACGCCGACGAGCAGCGTCTCGACCGCCAGCCGCACCGAGGTCAACGGCGTACGGAGCTGGTGGGCGGCGTCGTCGACGAAGCGGCGGGTGCGCTGCTGCGCCGAGCGGGTCTCCTCGAGCGCCTCCTCGAGCCGGTCGAGCATGTCGTCGTAGGCGGTGGCCAGCCGCCCGAGCTCGGTGTCCGGGTCGTCGGGGCGCAGGCGCAGGTCCAGCGTGCCGGCGCCGGTGCGGTCGGCGGCCGCGACGACGTGGTCGAGCGGGGCCAGGGCCGCACCCGCCGCCCGTCGGAACAGCAGCAGGGCCACGACGACGGCGACGACGGCGCCGGAGCTGGCGAGCAGGAGGAAGTCGCGCAGCGTCGCCTCGACCCCGGCCCGGGTCGCGAACACCTCGGCGGTCGCCCCCGCGGGCAGGAGGAGCGTCCGCGTCACGGCGTCCTCGGTGCCGTCGGTGAGGGCCGGCGCGCTGCCGTGGAAGCGCGGGACCGGGGCCGAGCGGCGCACCGTGCCGTCGGCGGTCGTGATCCGGGCCGGGACACCGCTGGCCTGCAGCGCGGTGGCGAGCGCGTCGGGTTCCAGGCGGCCGGCCAGTTCGCGGGTCAGCTCGACACGGGCGTCGAGCACCTCTTCGAGGTTGCGTTCCAACGCCTGCTCGAGCGTGACGTAGACGGAGACGAGCAGCAGGACCACCACGAGCGCGACGACGGCGACACCGCCGCCGGTGACCCGCGAGCGCAGGGAGGGGGTGTGCATCACTCGGGGACGCGGAGGCGGTACCCGGCGCCACGCACCGTCTGGATGACGCGCGGGCCGTGCTGTTCGAGCTTGCGCCGCAACGAGGAGACGTGGACCTCGACGAGGTTGCCGTCGACGGCGTCGAACCCCCACAGGCTCGCCAGCAGCTGCACCTTGGACAGCACCCGGTCCGGGTGACGGGCGAGGGCGACGAGCAGGTCGAACTCCTTGGTGGTCAGCGCCACCGCTGCGCCGGCGCGGTGGACGCTGCGGCGTTCCTCGTCGACGACGAGGTCGCCGACCTGCCAGGTCTGGGACACGAGCCGGCCGGAACGGCGCAGCAGCGCGTTGACGCGGGCCAGGAGCTCGGCCATCACGAACGGCTTGACGAGGTAGTCGTCGCCGCCGGCGTCGAAGCCGGCGAGCCGGTCGTCGACCGAGTCGGCCGCCGTGAGGAACAGGATCGGCAGGTCGCTGCCCTCGCGCAGCAACCGGGCGACGCTCAGTCCGCTCGGCCCGTTGGGCAGCCGGACGTCGAGGATGGCGAGGTCCGGCCGGAACGCCCGGGCGGCCTGGTGCGCGGTCAGACCGTCGGCGAGGGCCTCGACGGCATAGCCCTCGAGGCGCAAGGTCGTGGACACGACCTCACGAATGGCGTCGTCGTCCTCGACGACCAGCAGGCGTGGCGTACTGGTTGGCATGCGCGGATGCTAGGGAGCGCCCGTCCGGCGCGGGGCCGGCCGGGCGGCGTTGTGCGGTGGGTCGACCGTCCGGCCTCCGTGCGACGCCGAACGTCGGCGTGCAAACGCCGACGGGGCAGCCCTGGAAGGGCCGCCCCGTCGTCCAGTCGGGCCGTGCGTGCGGTCGTGTTACTTGCGCAGGCGGAAGAAGGCCGAGAGGGAGGAGCCGTCCGCGAACGTCACCGTCGCGCGGTAGCAACCGTCCGCCGTCACCTTCGGCGTCTGCCAGTTCTGGATGAACTGCTTGTCCGCCGCGTCGTACCGGAGCGTGGTGCTGCCGGTGGTGACGAAGTCGACCTCGTCACTGGTGGCCCCGGTGTTGCAGGTCAACTTGGTGGCCGTGAAGCCCGTCACCGCTGCGGTGGTGGTCTGCTCGACCCCACCGGCGAGGACGTTGAACTTCAGCGGGATCGTCGAGCCGCCCTTGGCGCTGTTCCAGACGGTGCTGGCGGTCG
Coding sequences:
- a CDS encoding HAMP domain-containing sensor histidine kinase — encoded protein: MHTPSLRSRVTGGGVAVVALVVVLLLVSVYVTLEQALERNLEEVLDARVELTRELAGRLEPDALATALQASGVPARITTADGTVRRSAPVPRFHGSAPALTDGTEDAVTRTLLLPAGATAEVFATRAGVEATLRDFLLLASSGAVVAVVVALLLFRRAAGAALAPLDHVVAAADRTGAGTLDLRLRPDDPDTELGRLATAYDDMLDRLEEALEETRSAQQRTRRFVDDAAHQLRTPLTSVRLAVETLLVGVDGDTREALFGHLVTETARATRLLNALLTLARLDQERPPRRVGIDLVRACREELERMASLAPHLAFEVRTGAGVGLPSDAGLEAAVDPEELVEALGNLLDNARRHAASQVVVTVAVHDDTAVLRVEDDGPGLAPADAEAAFERFQTLDGLGGTGLGLPIARAIANRHGGTLTYAGRGFELRLPVAAPAPT
- a CDS encoding response regulator transcription factor, producing MPTSTPRLLVVEDDDAIREVVSTTLRLEGYAVEALADGLTAHQAARAFRPDLAILDVRLPNGPSGLSVARLLREGSDLPILFLTAADSVDDRLAGFDAGGDDYLVKPFVMAELLARVNALLRRSGRLVSQTWQVGDLVVDEERRSVHRAGAAVALTTKEFDLLVALARHPDRVLSKVQLLASLWGFDAVDGNLVEVHVSSLRRKLEQHGPRVIQTVRGAGYRLRVPE